The Ignavibacteriales bacterium genomic sequence CAGATGAAATAATAATGCAGTATATAGAAAATCAAGAATTGGAACGAGAGGATGGAGATTTTAAGATTTCAGAATAAACCTTTAGTCGTCCTTTAGACGAAAACGAAGCTACCGCCTTCGTAGGCGGTAGTAATTCACTTACCTTTGTCTGGAAAAATGGAATAAAAAATTCATGCCCGAGATTATCAAAACAGAAGCAATTGTTCTAAGCAAAATGGATTTCGGAGATTCGAGCAAGATAGCAACATTCTTTACGAAAGATCTTGGAAAAATATCTGCAATTATCAAAGGTGCAAGAACATCAAAATCCAGAATAGGAAAAATAGTTGATGTCCTGAACCATATCCAGATTGTATTGTACACTAAAAGCACAAGAGAAATTCAATTGTTAAGTCAGGCAGATTTGATTTCGAATTACACTAAAATTAAAAGTGATTTAAAAAAATTAAAGTACGCTTCTGCAGTATTAGAACTATTGTATTCATTAACGCCTGCCGGTGAAGTAAATGAAAGGTTGTTTAAAGGAGTTGTAAAAATATTTTCTATGATGGAATCCGGGAAGGAACAACCAGGAATTTTGTTGTTAAAGTTCATTCTTTTCTTGTTAAAAGAAATTGGTTTTGAACTTCAGATTTTCGAATGTTCATTCTGCGAGAAAGAACTTAACAAACCACAAAAAATTAATTTTAACTTTGAAAGAGGGATTATGTGCGAAGACTGCAGCAAAGATCAACTTGTTTCAGTCACAATTTCGCAGGAACTTTTTAATTTGTTTTTATGTCTAAGAAATAAGAATATTCAATCGATATTCGAAGAAAAGCAAATTGAAAATGCCCTGTTCTTTATTGAGAAGTATCTGAAATTTCATATACAAGAGTTTAAGGGAATAAATTCAATTCACTTATTTTAATGAATTTAATCAGGAGGTTTTTGACCGATGAAAAATAAAAATATGTTTGGGGCAATTGCCCTGATTGTTATTGGGATAGTTTTTGGAGCAGTTCTGGTATCCGGATTTGGCTGGGTGCGACCGAGTCTTGCTGATATTACAATTGGAGCAAAGAAACCGCCGGTAACAGATGTTGATGCGAGTGCCTTTAGTAAGGCTTTTATAGAAGTAGCTGAAAAAGTAACACCATCTATTGTAAGAATAAATGTTAAGTCTAAAACCGATAAAAATCCGCACGATGATTTCTTCTTTCCATTTTTTAAAGATATGATACCTAAAGAGCAATTAGGCTCTGGCAGCGGAGTAATAATTACTGAAGACGGATATATTTTAACAAATAATCATGTTGTTGAAGATGCAAGTAAGATTCAGGTGCAATTACTTGATCAGCGTAATCTGGATGCTACTGTTGTTGGTACAGATCCGCAAACAGATTTAGCGGTAATTAAAATAGATGCTTCCGGACTCCCTTCAGCTTATCTTGGTAATTCAGACGATGCAAAAGTTGGACAATGGGTTATGGCAATTGGTAATCCTTATGCTCTTAATTCAACTGTTACTGCTGGAATTATTAGCGCTAAAGGTAGAAATATAGGAATTCTCAAAGGTGTGTCTTCAATTGAAGCCTTCATTCAAACTGATGCTGCCATCAATCCTGGAAATAGCGGTGGAGCATTAGTAGATCTAACAGGTGCGGTAGTTGGAATAAATTCCGCAATTGCAAGTGGTGGAACCGGAAGTTATATCGGATATGGTTTTGCAATTCCAATCAATATTGCTAAAACAGTGGCAAAAGAAATTATTGCTAACGGAAAAGTAAACCGCGGATATATTGGTGTTAATATAACTCCAGTAGATGCAGCATTAGCAAAAGCAGTTGGACTAGATAGAGCCAAAGGAATAATGGTCCAGGGATTATTGGAAAAAGGTTCTGCAGAAAAGGCAGGAATTAAGGAAGGCGATATCATCCTTAAAATCGATGGAAAAGAAGTGAATCAACCAAACGAATTGCAAAGTTATGTTGCTTCTAAAACAGCGGGCACAAGTGTAAATTTAACTCTTTGGAGAGATAATAAAGAGATAGAAAAATCAGTTACACTTAAAGCACGCGATGTTGATGAAAATGTAAAAACTGTAAAAAATAATGAGGTAGAGGGTAACTTTAAAAAAGGTTCTTCAAATACCCTAACATTTGATAGCATTGGTCTAACGGTTAGCGATTTAAGTGAAGCCGATAAAGAAACATATAAAGTTGAAAATGGAATTCTTATAACTGATGTGCAAACGCTTTCCAGGGCTAGCGACCAGGCTTTAGGGCAAGGTCTTGTAATTATATCAGTTGATAAAAAGAAAATTGATTCAGTTGATGAATTTGATAATATTATTAAAAATAAAAAAGGTAAAGCGATTTTATTGAAAGTTGTTGACGCTAAAGGTACCTCAAGGTTAGTAGGTTTAGATTTACCAAAATAGTTTTGTTTCTTGATCTCTAAAAAAAATGACCCCGGTTTTACATCGGGGTTTTTTATGATTCAGCAAAA encodes the following:
- the recO gene encoding DNA repair protein RecO, whose protein sequence is MPEIIKTEAIVLSKMDFGDSSKIATFFTKDLGKISAIIKGARTSKSRIGKIVDVLNHIQIVLYTKSTREIQLLSQADLISNYTKIKSDLKKLKYASAVLELLYSLTPAGEVNERLFKGVVKIFSMMESGKEQPGILLLKFILFLLKEIGFELQIFECSFCEKELNKPQKINFNFERGIMCEDCSKDQLVSVTISQELFNLFLCLRNKNIQSIFEEKQIENALFFIEKYLKFHIQEFKGINSIHLF
- a CDS encoding Do family serine endopeptidase; this encodes MKNKNMFGAIALIVIGIVFGAVLVSGFGWVRPSLADITIGAKKPPVTDVDASAFSKAFIEVAEKVTPSIVRINVKSKTDKNPHDDFFFPFFKDMIPKEQLGSGSGVIITEDGYILTNNHVVEDASKIQVQLLDQRNLDATVVGTDPQTDLAVIKIDASGLPSAYLGNSDDAKVGQWVMAIGNPYALNSTVTAGIISAKGRNIGILKGVSSIEAFIQTDAAINPGNSGGALVDLTGAVVGINSAIASGGTGSYIGYGFAIPINIAKTVAKEIIANGKVNRGYIGVNITPVDAALAKAVGLDRAKGIMVQGLLEKGSAEKAGIKEGDIILKIDGKEVNQPNELQSYVASKTAGTSVNLTLWRDNKEIEKSVTLKARDVDENVKTVKNNEVEGNFKKGSSNTLTFDSIGLTVSDLSEADKETYKVENGILITDVQTLSRASDQALGQGLVIISVDKKKIDSVDEFDNIIKNKKGKAILLKVVDAKGTSRLVGLDLPK